A window of the Cutaneotrichosporon cavernicola HIS019 DNA, chromosome: 6 genome harbors these coding sequences:
- the atp12 gene encoding uncharacterized protein (ATP12 chaperone protein), with amino-acid sequence MFRPTIHALRVVPRLSTRGLSTSAVRAAEDRPGPALSQTNRAEHTLRRFWKHAHVKEEPEGFHVTLDKRALKSPAGTKLIFPKDKRLLATLIANEWENQDKVLKQHALPLTSLASRAVDGFGAPGSPTREGVIDALMEYLDTDTIAFPGDAPAALVRLQKEHWDPLIQWLKDKYGVTLGQTTGFGLPKHSEGAAEKLRKVLEGMDSWQLAAFERTVYATKSFVVALAFVEGRISAHEAALAAQVEVAAQIEQWGEVEDTHDVDYQDIRRSLGTVAALLAKV; translated from the exons ATGTTCCGCCCCACAATTCACGCCCTCCGCGTCGTCCCCCGCCTCTCCACTCGGGGACTGAGCACATCCGCAGTACGCGCTGCCGAGGACCGGCCTGGACCAGCACTTAGCCAGACTAACC GCGCCGAGCACACCCTTCGCCGGTTCTGGAAACACGCGCatgtcaaggaggagccTGAGG GCTTCCACGTCACCCTCGACAAGCGCGCGCTCAAGTCGCCCGCCGGCACCAAGCTCATCTTCCCCAAGGACAAGCGGTTGCTTGCGACCCTCATCGCAAACGAGTGGGAGAACCAGGACAAGGTATTGAAGCAGCATGCGCTGCCGCTT acaTCCCTCGCGTCCCGCGCGGTCGACGGCTTTGGTGCGCCGGGGTCGCCAACGCGCGAGGGGGTCATTGACGCATTGATGGAGTACCTCGACACGGATACGATCGC cttccctggcgacgcgcccgccgccctcgtccgcctccagAAGGAGCACTGGGACCCCCTCATCCAGTggctcaaggacaagtACGGCGTGACGCTCGGCCAGACGACTGGCTTCGGTCTCCCCAAGCACTCGGAGGGTGCGGCCGAGAAACTCCGCAAGGTCCTGGAGGGCATGGACTCGTGGCAGCTGGCTGCGTTTGAGCGCACAGTCTACGCGACCAAGAGCTttgtcgtcgcgcttgcgtTCGTCGAGGGGCGTATCTCTGCGCATGAGGCTGCCTTGGCTGCGCAGGTTGAGGTGGCTGCGCAGATTGAGCAGtggggcgaggttgaggacaCGCACGACGTCGATTACCAGGACATCCGGCGGAGCCTCGGAACAGTCGCGGCGCTGCTCGCAAAGGTGTAG
- the HSX11 gene encoding uncharacterized protein (Glycosyl transferase family 21) produces the protein MPAPTYAAIGALVLYAVVWAVGLNGLRVARSRYGKRHTASRLSALPAASVPGVSVIRPLCGLDTNMYSTLESVMRLNYPNYEVIFALQNPKDEALPVVQKVMARHPHVPARVVINSAKVGVNPKVNNLMEPFAQASHDILWVLDATVAILPDALGHMVDAFLSRRGDEESASLIADNERASPSRGMVGLVHQVPTAVVYQPTWGSLIEQAYLNSTHAKMYLSINNVAIESCVVGKSCMYSRTNINALSSPAPSLASQNVKGMAGFGPFMAEDNMIALSLWHELGLKHAMTGDVATDFLGALTVRDYFMRRARWIRVRKMMTLPATSMEPLTESIVASLYGAWAVYSLFGVPKLLFWVLSMGAWLATDLAVRNALATNVRHVGPPQPTWRFMLAWAARECLALPIWLYAMLGSRVVWRGKAYRVLASGEAKRLD, from the exons ATGCCTGCCCCAACGTACGCCGCGATCGGTGCGCTGGTGCTCTACGCCGTCGTATGGGCTGTTGGCCTGAACGGTCTCCGAGTCGCTCGCTCCCGGTATGGCAAGAGGCACACGGCGTCACGTCTTTCCGCACTCCCTGCCGCCTCGGTCCCCGGGGTGAGCGTGATCCGTCCCCTCTGTGGTCTCGACACCAACATGTACTCGACCCTCGAGAGTGTTATGCGCCTCAACTATCCAAACTACGAGGTCATCTTTGCACTCCAGAACCCaaaggacgaggcgctgccGGTCGTGCAAAAGGTCATGGCGCGCCACCCGCATGTGCCGGCTCGGGTTGTGATCA actCTGCCAAGGTCGGCGTAAACCCCAAAGTCAACAACCTGATGGAACCATTCGCCCAGGCGTCGCATGACATCCTGTGGGTCCTTGACGCGACGgtcgccatcctccccgATGCACTGGGACACATGGTCGACGCTTTCCTCAGTCGCCggggtgacgaggagagcgcgTCCTTAATCGCCGACAATGAAAGagcctcgccgtcgcgtgGCATGGTCGGCCTGGTGCACCAGGTCCCCACCGCCGTCGTTTACCAGCCAACGTGGGGTAGCCTTATTGAGCAGGCGTACCTGAACTCGACACATGCCAAGATGTACCTGAGCATT AACAACGTCGCAATCGAGTCGTGCGTCGTCGGCAAGTCGTGCATGTACTCTCGCACAAACATCAAtgccctctcctcacccgCACCATCCCTCGCCTCGCAAAATGTCAAGGGCATGGCAGGCTTCGGCCCCTTCATGGCTGAGGACAACATGATCGCCCTCTCGCTCTGGCACGAGCTGGGCCTTAAACACGCCATGACGGGAGACGTTGCGACTGacttcctcggcgccctcaCTGTTCGCGACTACTTTATGCGCCGAGCACGCTGGATCCGCGTACGCAAGATGATGACGTTGccggcgacgtcgatggAGCCACTCACCGAGTCGATTGTTGCGAGCCTGTACGGCGCTTGGGCCGTGTATTCCCTATTCGGCGTTCCAAAGCTTCTCTTCTGGGTTCTGAGTATGGGCGCATGGCTCGCGACAGATCTGGCCGTACGAAACGCACTGGCGACCAATGTGCGCCATGTTGGCCCACCCCAGCCTACATGGCGCTTCATGCTTgcatgggcggcgcgggaATGTCTCGCCCTCCCGATCTGGTTGTATGCCATGCTCGGCAGCCGTGTTGTGTGGCGCGGCAAAGCATaccgcgtcctcgcgtCTG gcgAGGCGAAGCGGCTCGACTGA
- the USO1 gene encoding uncharacterized protein (Uso1 / p115 like vesicle tethering protein, head region) has protein sequence MSLFGARFSSAVTALRGELSAAPQTANDTITKLVEKIQTSPQVDDRRTAVLGLKGLSRDWKAEVGQAAFPSLLAVLQHDAPYDVDIAKAVLEALMSLCEVPDKPAKDEVGLKHIDIFLETPEPFHAVIGLLSASPAFFPRFYALQFLSQILTARASLAQSYILSAPPPGVDGVLTVLDPKAPPPGSQGAVMGGGAGEMLRNEALLLLPAMLASNADLQKIIAFSGGFEKILDIITAENGIEGGIVVQDALSVIGTLLRFNVSNQNLFREFSFIPSIPPILHFPYSLAADEQAPDTFALQDWPEQKLYNAGLVLGLIRMLIGGPGGPNQSAMASSGVTRCLLELSLASNAPNGLKCQAINTLTPIMLSSLPNQALLSTLMLAPLVPVHADMDHPNGGFVRLPPRPAVVALVSAVIEGDPSAGGRGLRGRAAGVNMFEGYVNNNDDARIGIISSMVSPPEDNPNSNFPDTPQSAGSLIMSGLLDLHPRDAPFDPYRSLFSCLLMSHLIRSSEHIKKLAREISFPGGGDDDDDNVSLLQLVVGNLMMAARAQGEAATKATMEGAGDGSFEEEDWTRVMVGYLVLLSTWLWDSPKSVTEFLSDSSNLQVLITPITQPTGIDPLIQGLCAFLLGICYEFNREPGEVTRATLHPILHSRIGPDQFVSRMARLREDPRFRAVQPDAFDTEGEDATAAHQSQDSIEQDEGLELWFDWAFVDFWKNHYYTIQRSIAVDPDAVGSRTSADDSETAGIIMSLRQKLKAQTDEVVKLQSQLSHKASEYSKEKDQFASEIDALSQQVAKLSADSEASASSSTELDTLRSDLAAARTQVTSQMAELAAHAETKTQLEGVTSELDALRKELEEAKSDAAKAADRADKAEAATNVEKERANEAEKAANKAKEVPSAPPMGIGKKTEAQLKKLREQVKELESDLEATKAKGTEMEKEHEDLLVLLDELSSKRKRDKAVMRDEGLFVSEDEDDDDDDDDDDDDEE, from the exons ATGTCCCTCTTCGGcgcgcgcttctcctccgcaGTCACTGCGCTGCGAGGAGAGCTCAGTGCCGCACCACAAACCGCCAACGATACCATCACAAAGCTCGTAGAGAAGATCCAGACTTCGCCACAGGTCGATGACCGCCGGACTGCCGTTCTCGGTCTCAAAGGCCTCAGCCGTGACTggaaggccgaggtcggccagGCCGCGTTCCCCTCACTACTCGCTGTGCTGCAACACGACGCGCCATACGATGTCGACATTGCCAAGGCcgtgctcgaggcgctcatGAGTTTATGCGAAGTGCCGGACAAG CCTGCCAAGGACGAAGTAGGACTCAAGCACATTGATATTTTCCTCGAG ACACCTGAACCGTTCCATGCCGTTATCGGGCTGCTCTCGGCCTCCCCGGCGTTCTTCCCGCGCTTCTACGCCCTACAGTTCCTCTCGCAGATCCTCACGGCCCGCGCGTCCCTCGCCCAGAGCTACATCTTGtcggcgccgccaccaggcgtcgacggcgtgctTACCGTGCTCGACCCCAAGGCCCCGCCACCAGGCTCACAGGGCGCGGTCATGGGCGGAGGTGCTGGTGAGATGCTGCGGAACGaggctctcctcctccttcccgcAATGCTCGCCAGCAACGCCGATCTGCAGAAGATCATTGCCTTCTCTGGAGGCTTTGAAAAGATTCTGGACATTATCACCGCCGAGAATGGCATCGAGGGCGGAATCGTTGTCCAGGACGCACTGTCCGTCATTGGTACCCTTCTGCGCTTCAACGTCTCCAACCAG AACCTCTTCCGCGAGTTCTCGTTCAttccctccatcccccCGATCCTCCACTTCCCTTACTCGCTCGCAGCCGATGAGCAGGCGCCGGATACCTTTGCACTGCAGGATTGGCCGGAGCAGAAGCTGTACAACGCCGGCTTGGTGCTTGGCTTGATACGCATGCTGATCGGCGGCCCTGGAGGTCCCAACCAGTCCGCCATGGCGAGCAGCGGCGTCACAAGGTGTCTTCTCGAGCTGTCTCTCGCGTCGAACGCGCCGAACGGGCTCAAGTGCCAAGCAATCAACACCCTCACGCCGATCATGCTGTCGTCGCTCCCCAACCAGGCGCTGCTGTCGACGCTCATGCTCGCGCCGCTTGTTCCCGTTCACGCTGACATGGATCACCCGAACGGCGGCTTCGTCCGTcttccgcctcggccggcAGTCGTCGCGCTTGTCTCGGCGGTCATCGAGGGAGATCCGAGTGCGGGCGGTCGTGGCttgcgcggccgcgctgcGGGTGTCAACATGTTTGAG GGTTacgtcaacaacaacgaCGACGCAAGGATAGGCATCATCTCGTCAATGGTGTCCCCGCCCGAGGACAACCCGAACTCAAACTTCCCAGACACGCCGCAGTCGGCCGGGTCGCTCATCATGTCGgggctcctcgacctccaccctAGAGACGCGCCGTTCGACCCGTACCGTTCGCTATTCTCGTGCCTGCTCATGTCGCACCTCATCCGCAGCTCAGAGCACATCAAgaagctcgcgcgcgagatctCATTCCCcggcggcggtgacgacgatgacgacaaCGTTtcgctcctccagctcgtcgtcggcaacCTCATGATGGCTGCTCGCGCCCAGGGCGAAGCTGCCACCAAGGCCACCATGGAAGGCGCCGGCGACGGGTCGttcgaggaagaggactGGACACGCGTCATGGTCGGTTATCTGGTCCTGCTCTCGACCTGGCTCTGGGACTCGCCCAAGTCGGTGACCGAGTTCCTCTCTGACAGCTCAAACCTGCAGGTG CTCATCACTCCCATCACCCAGCCGACTGGCATCGACCCCCTCATCCAGGGGTTGTGTGctttcctcctcggcatctgCTACGAGTTCAACCGCGAGCCAGGAGAGGTCACCCGTGCGACGCTGCACCCGATCCTCCACTCAAGAATTGGGCCGGATCAGTTCGTCTCGCGGATGGCACGCCTGCGCGAGGACCCGCGATTCCGCGCAGTGCAGCCGGACGCGTTCGAcaccgagggcgaggatgctACGGCGGCGCACCAGTCGCAGGACTCGATTGAGCAGGACGAGGGTCTTGAGTTGTGGTTCGATTGGGCGTTTGTCGACTTCTGGAAGAACCATTATT ACACCATCCAGCGCTCCATCGCAGTTGACCCTGACGCCGTCGGGAGCCGCACGTCTGCAGATGACAGCGAGACTGCTGGCATCATCATGTCGCTCCGCcagaagctcaaggcgcAGACGGACGAGGTTGTCAAGCTCCAGTCGCAGCTGTCTCACAAGGCTTCTGAGTACAGCAAAGAG AAGGACCAGTTCGCGTCCGAGATCGACGCGCTCTCCCAACAGGTGGCCAAGCTCTCTGCCGACTCCGAGGCCAGTgcttcgtcctcgaccgAGCTTGACACTCTCCGTTCCGATCTTGCTGCAGCTCGGACACAGGTGACCTCGCAGATGGCTGAGTTAGCTGCCCACGCCGAGACGAAGAcccagctcgagggcgtgACGTcggagctcgacgcgttGCGGAAGGAGCTGGAAGAGGCCAAGTCCGACGCTGCCAAAGCCGCCGACAGGGcggacaaggccgaggccgcaACAAACgttgagaaggagcgcgcgAACGAAGCGGAGAAGGCAGCcaacaaggccaaggaggtgCCCAGTGCGCCGCCCATGGGCATTGGTAAGAAGACCGAGGCCCAGCTCAAGAAGCTACGCGAGcaggtcaaggagctcgagtcTGATCTCGAAGCGACTAAGGCTAAGGGCaccgagatggagaaggagcaCGAGGACCTGCTCGTGctgcttgacgagctgagcagcaagcgcaagcgcgacaAGGCGGTGATGCGGGACGAGGGCCTCTTTGTGAGCGAAGAcgaagatgacgacgacgacgacgacgatgatgatgacgatgaAGAGTAG
- the CAB5 gene encoding uncharacterized protein (Dephospho-CoA kinase), producing MLVVGLTGGIGTGKSTVSGLLSSRHHLSIVDADILARDAIAPGSAGFRKVVAHFGADRILNADGSLNRSALGDIIFRDPNERQYLNGIIHPAVRRMMFMAVLKAWLRGEWCIVLDVPLLIEANLWKWVGEVMVVFISEKLQLRRILDRPPLPGNAPLTESQAQDRMRAQMPVADKLVYATTVVDNSGSLSDLEAQVDRAVAKWRAQQGGSSGWWWKLCWLVPPVGIMAGWICLLRTYFRAKTVRKRTRGEVERRGVEMQDLKRA from the exons ATGCTCG tcgtcggcctcaCAGGCGGAATAGGCACAGGGAAGAGCACCGTCTCTGGCCTCCTCAGTTCACGGCACCATCTCTCaatcgtcgacgccgacatcctcgcgcgcgatgcCATCGCCCCTGGCTCGGCAGGCTTCCGCAAAGTCGTGGCCCACTTTGGTGCGGACCGTATCCTCAATGCAGACGGGAGCCTGAACCGCTCCGCACTCGGCGACATCATCTTCCGCGACCCCAACGAACGCCAGTACCTCAACGGCATTATCCATCCCGCCGTGCGGCGCATGATGTTCATGGCTGTACTCAAGGCGTGGCTTCGTGGCGAGTGGTGtatcgtcctcgacgtgccTCTTCTCATCGAGGCGAATCTGTGGAAGTGGGTCGGTGAGGTCATGGTGGTGTTTAT CTCGGAAAAGCTCCAGCTTCGCCGCATCCTTGACCGCCCCCCTCTCCCGGGAAATGCACCCCTCACCGAATCGCAGGCGCAAGATCGGATGCGCGCGCAGATGCCGGTCGCGGACAAGCTCGTGTATGCCACCACTGTCGTCGATAACAGTGGCTCGCTGTcggacctcgaggcgcaAGTCGATCGTGCCGTTGCCAAGTGGCGCGCGCAGCAGGGTGGGAGCTCGGGATGGTGGTGGAAACTGTGCTGGCTCGTGCCACCCGTCGGTATCATGGCTGGGTGGATATGCCTCCTTCGCACGTATTTCCGGGCTAAGACTGTGCGGAAGCGCACGCgcggggaggtggagaggcgAGGGGTGGAGATGCAGGACCTCAAGCGGGCTTAG
- a CDS encoding uncharacterized protein (Sugar (and other) transporter), which yields MDKQEIQHMHNAEQERAHDRAMGREDTGSFMGNLKTQIDTWHSNRGDRSVAASIIPVPGRNRTHDTPANPFKVLGRMTPLAYACFFSGWLAWFCDGFDYFSVPITLTDLAKEFDKTHADIAWALTVTTLVRVSGAVFFGILADQYGRRYTLTINMLLVCVFELATGFVKTYQQFLGLRAAFGVAMGGTYALAVATALENVPFEARGLVSGILQQGYAIGNLIAAVIGMTTGQTSKYHWRTLFFFGGGFSLLAAIVRFSIPESAQFKLAREEARAQQLSNKDQAKHFWHELRAMLRTNWLRCAWCVFVMAGFCFLAHASQDMYTTYLKVTKNISPVDANKISIISNCGAIVGGILGGNFSQFIGRRASILFSILWTAAFIPLWILPQSFGGLAAGGFFMQWGVQSAWGVVPIYLSEVSPPAFRALFLGLFYQLGNMASGASGTIEAVAGEHRTLPGTNTPDYATIQGIFVGVILAFVAICIIFGPEADAAHFELAKVAIQDGAGEAHMSDYIAEEDKHHSKHRVEDVQRKDSNAKSFV from the exons ATGGACAAGCAAGAGATCCAGCACATGCACAACGCCGAGCAGGAGCGGGCTCACGACCGTGCAATGGGCCGCGAAGATACGGGCTCGTTCATGGGCAACCTCAAGACCCAGATCGACACATGGCACTCGAACCGTGGCGACCGCTCCGTTGCTGCGAGCATTATCCCAGTCCCCGGACGCAACAGGACTCACGATACCCCAGCCAACCCCTTCAAGGTACTTGGTCGCATGACGCCACTGGCCTACGCTTGTTTCTT ctcTGGTTGGCTCGCCTGGTTCTGCGACGGATTCGACTACTTCTCCGTTCCAATCACACTCACTGACCTTGCAAAGGAGTTTGACAAGACACACGCCGACATTGCCTGGGCCCTCACCGTCACCACACTAGTCCGCGTATCCGGCgccgtcttcttcggcATCCTCGCGGACCAGTACGGGCGGCGGTACACGTTGACGATCAACATGTTGCTGGTCTGTGTGTTTGAGCTCGCAACTGGCTTTGTGAAGACGTACCAGCagttcctcggcctgcgcgcgGCTTTTGGTGTTGCTATGGGCGGGACCTACGCTTTGGCGGTCGCGACTGCTCTTGAGAACGTTCCATTCGAGGCGCGTGGTCTCGTCAGCGGCATCCTCCAACAAGGCTACGCGATCGGCAACCTCATCGCTGCCGTCATCGGCATGACGACCGGCCAAACGTCAAAGTACCACTGGCGCaccctcttcttcttcggtGGTGGTttctccctcctcgcggccatTGTGCGCTTCTCGATTCCCGAGAGCGCCCAGTTCAAACTGGCCCGCGAAGAGGCGCGCGCCCAACAGCTCTCCAACAAAGACCAGGCCAAGCACTTTTGGCACGAACTCCGCGCCATGCTCCGTACCAACTGGCTCCGCTGCGCTTGGTGCGTTTTCGTCATGGCAGGTTTCTGCTTCCTTGCCCACGCGAGTCAGGACATGTACACGACCTACCTCAAGGTGACCAAGAACATCAGCCCCGTCGACGCAAACAAGATTAGCATCATTTCCAACTGTGGCGCGATTGTTGGCGGTATCCTCGGAGGCAACTTTTCCCAATTCATTGGTCGCCGCGCCTCAATCCTCTTTTCTATCCTCTGGACAGCGGCATTCATCCCCCTCTGGATCCTACCTCAGTCGTTTGGAGGTCTGGCAGCCGGTGGTTTCTTCATGCAGTGGGGCGTGCAGAGCGCGTGGGGCGTCGTCCCTATCTACCTTTCCGAAGTGTCGCCACCCGCCTTCCGCGCCCTTTTCCTTGGGCTCTTTTATCAGCTCGGCAACATGGCGTCTGGTGCTAGTGGCACAATTGAGGCAGTTGCTGGAGAACATCGCACGCTTCCCGGTACAAACACTCCCGACTATGCCACGATCCAGGGCATCTTTGTTGGAGTCATCCTCGCTTTCGTCGCGATTTGCATCATCTTCGGACCAGAGGCGGACGCAGCTCACTTTGAGTTAGCAAAGGTCGCTATCCAGGACGGAGCGGGAGAGGCACACATGTCCGATTACAttgcggaggaggacaagcaCCACAGCAAGCACCGGGTCGAGGATGTCCAGCGAAAGGACTCGAATGCCAAGTCGTTTGTCTAA
- a CDS encoding uncharacterized protein (Signal recognition particle receptor beta subunit), protein MAEPDPQFVADTLRARAEMALAKAQRHAAVQRLLSHPAIAPAREILADPMVCAALVGAFIALLFFIFYPAGKKSRRSGVPKALLVGPTDAGKTAIFAKFAQDEVPATHTSTVPSTASVALRASGRSKTVRLVDMAGHARLRDEVSAAVADTDAVVFVVDVMGVVRNAASVTEQLPPLLTAMAGTASRRGFNTSPLRLLILAHKADALSREATALSPPDLAPQTRQTAEERVRSVLTREMDRLKSARSASGGRIEGMGRVATQRGWWARLFGAPEPVAENTEDEEALVWGGPGAWNWDDVEGVDVEWGVTGVGGAKPLTEECEEGDGLQDLTDFFWDL, encoded by the exons ATGGCCGAACCCGATCCACAATTCGTGGCCGATACGCtgcgcgcccgcgccgagatggCACTCGCCAAGGCCCAGCGACACGCGGCTGTTCAGCGTCTCCTTTCCCACCCGGCCATCGCGCCAGCCCGCGAGATCCTTGCCGACCCCATGGTCTGCGCGGCGCTCGTGGGCGCGTTCATCGCACTTCTGTTCTTCATCT TCTATCCCGCGGGTAAGAAGAGCCGTCGTTCTGGCGTGCCCAaggccctcctcgtcggtcCGACGGATGCAGGCAAGACGGCCATCTTTGCCAAG ttcGCACAGGACGAGGTGCCGGCTACACACACGTCTACCGTACCGTCGACGGCTAGCGTTGCtttgcgcgcgagcggaCGTTCCAAGACGGTCCGGCTGGTTGATATGGCTGGGCATGCGCGgttgcgcgacgaggtgtcGGCGGCAGTTGCTGATACGGATGCGGTGGTGTTTGTTGTGGATGTGATGGGCGTTGTGCGTAATGCGGCGTCCGTGACTGA ACAACTACCGCCCCTCCTCACTGCGATGGCGGGCACCGCCTCCCGGCGCGGCTTCAACACCTCCcctctccgtctcctcatcctcgcacACAAGGCTGACGCGCTCTCGCGCGAGGCCACTGCCCTTTCGCCGCCCGATCTCGCACCTCAGACCCGCCagacggccgaggagcgcgtgcGCTCAGTCCTCACCCGCGAGATGGACCGGCTCAAGTCGGcgcgctccgcctcggGCGGACGCATCGAGGGAATGGGCCGCGTCGCTACCCAGCGTGGATGGTGGGCGCGGCTCTTTGGCGCTCCCGAACCAGTCGCCGAGAACActgaggatgaagaggcACTCGTGTGGGGCGGGCCAGGCGCTTGGAACTGGGACGACGTTGAGGGCGTGGATGTCGAGTGGGGCGTTACGGGCGTTGGTGGAGCCAAGCCGCTTACGGAGGAgtgtgaggagggagacgGTCTGCAGGACCTCACGGACTTCTTCTGGGATCTGTAG
- a CDS encoding uncharacterized protein (Senescence-associated protein) — MNTDAEGYLLLTIPEAIVGQVFDGEKMELARGELCVECVTVPIPSEIGHQTANPFAVSPNDPLPTHDIWLILRIGDNFEHTLVPGNPLQPRSPPGGDGGPTYIIRNPDIPGAELDLTLEAPRSLNELEDLGTLESLFRQYGVLPQGSALDGVQSPSIGQPGSFGDSTFSFGVPAGQPPSYASTEGPGSSAYHDEKQSPAVGVVAGAAAGAAGMSAQLHGGGAEDLRGKLVLVDQTTGAVIGEMDHAPKMSESEAADVANQDPTRPVMIDFGPIVANTREVRVTRIAPEELNGWMLKGADLISRGVLGASGAASGAMLRSAERYRAKAVPRPEPVRMGAVTGSLKTVHSATSAGARVTGKTVHMINNTVERLVTKKQKGGPVYAAPQPGTAGPTGYVQQKSTFQQIKDAAVPAASSAYGWAKTQAQQRGYMSGTPGASASAPGADNGAPPLPPRFDEKPGSTPGLGAGPPLPPRQPSPSSGNYEKQGATYSTATHGAAPGVPHSGTPAVSQGYYADEKAAYGAPLSPAGSTPGSGHVTPSGKRKKRPLLNRTILAADVILSSFEAAANELVTSGTHAASTAVGARYGQDAGAAVAYSGASVRNAVLVYVDVRGVGRRSILKATAKGFYKARMKNGEQVRFEPIGADQSKPAYKNDEGYVVVGVPVVPEKK; from the exons ATGAACACGGACGCAGAGGGCTACCTTCTCCTCACCATTCCCGAAGCTATCGTCGGGCAGGTGTTTGATggcgagaagatggagTTGGCCCGCGGCGAGCTTTG cgtTGAGTGCGTCACGGTTCCCATACCCTCCGAGATCGGTCACCAGACAGCCAACCCCTTTGCCGTGTCGCCAAACGACCCGTTGCCCACCCACGACATTTGGCTCATCCTCCGCATCGGTGACAACTTTGAGCACACCCTCGTCCCCGGTAATCCCCTTCAGCCGCGCTCCCCGCcaggcggcgacggcggacCGACCTACATTATTCGCAACCCCGACATTCCtggtgccgagctcgacctcacACTCGAGGCCCCGCGCTCcctcaacgagctcgaggacctcggcaCTCTCGAGTCTCTCTTCCGGCAGTACGGCGTCCTCCCCCAGGGCTCAGCTCTCGACGGAGTCCAGTCACCCTCGATTGGCCAGCCCGGAAGCTTCGGTGACTCCACGTTTAGCTTCGGTGTGCCAGCTGGTCAACCGCCGTCGTACGCCTCGACCGAGGGTCccggctcgagcgcctACCACGATGAGAAGCAAAGCCCTGCcgtgggcgtggtggcgggAGCAGCAGCTGGTGCCGCCGGCATGTCGGCCCAGCTTCATGGCGGCGGTGCCGAGGACCTGCGGGGCAAGCTggtgctcgtcgaccagaCGACCGGTGCCGTCATCGGTGAGATGGACCACGCACCCAAGATGAGCGAGTCTGAGGCTGCGGACGTTGCGAACCAGGACCCCACGAGACCAGTCATGATCGACTTTGGCCCGATCGTTGCGAACACTCGCGAAGTGCGCGTGACCCGTATCGCGCCGGAGGAGCTCAACGGATGGATGCTCAAGGGTGCCGACCTGATCTCGCGCGGTGTCCTTGGCGCTTCGGGTGCCGCTAGTGGTGCTATGCTCCGCTCAGCCGAGCGTTACCGCGCCAAGGCGGTCCCTCGCCCCGAGCCTGTGCGCATGGGTGCCGTCACCGGCTCGCTTAAGACCGTGCACAGTGCAACGAGCGCCGGTGCGCGTGTCACCGGCAAGACGGTCCACATGATCAACAACAcggtcgagcgcctcgtcacTAAGAAGCAGAAGGGCGGACCTGTTTACGCCGCACCGCAGCCCGGCACAGCAGGTCCCACTGGCTATGTGCAGCAGAAGTCGACCTTCCAGCAGATCAAGGACGCGGCTGTCCCTGCTGCCTCTTCGGCTTATGGCTGGGCCAAGACCCAGGCTCAGCAGCGCGGCTACATGAGCGGCACTCCTGGTGCATCTGCATCTGCGCCTGGTGCGGACAATGGTGCGCCCCCGCTCCCTCCTAGATTCGACGAGAAGCCCGGCTCGACGCcaggcctcggcgcgggccctcctcttccgccaCGCCAgccatctccatcttccGGCAACTACGAGAAGCAGGGCGCGACGTACTCAACCGCAACTCACGGCGCCGCCCCTGGTGTCCCTCACAGCGGCACTCCCGCCGTCAGCCAGGGCTACTACGCGGACGAGAAGGCGGCGTACGGTGCTCCCCTCTCGCCAGCAGGCTCTACCCCCGGCTCGGGCCACGTCACCCCGTCGGGCAAGCGCAAGAAGCGACCTCTGCTCAACCGGACCATCCTCGCTGCGGACGTGATCCTCTCGTCCTTCGAGGCTGCCGCCAACGAACTCGTCACTTCGGGTACGCACGCTGCCTCCACGGCAGTTGGTGCGCGCTACGGCCAGGACGCAGGCGCGGCCGTCGCGTACAGTGGTGCGAGCGTACGTAACGCCGTCCTCGTGTACGTCGACGTGCGTGGTgtcggccgccgctcgATTCTCAAGGCCACCGCCAAGGGGTTCTACAAGGCTCGCATGAAGAACGGCGAGCAGGTGCGCTTCGAGCCTATCGGGGCCGACCAGTCTAAACCGGCGTACAAGAACGACGAGGGGTATGTTGTGGTTGGAGTGCCCGTTGTGCCGGAGAAGAAGTAG